Proteins found in one Homalodisca vitripennis isolate AUS2020 chromosome 4, UT_GWSS_2.1, whole genome shotgun sequence genomic segment:
- the LOC124359719 gene encoding uncharacterized protein LOC124359719 produces the protein MDLTSSSTTPYIGYGGLYWVSQKGMHFYFGESRMSKRDKIKSLSGLCSHARGKSFAMDRFTGEQRAFCVREYYHTLSYVTVRRHFRAQYRLHDLNQTPSVNIIKCWVRKFEATGSTMNPRPIGRHREVRSEQNIERVRDAVEDNPHRSVRKHAAALNIPRTSIQRILKQDLKLHPYKIQLVQALKETDYPLRLNYANKMLRSFRNFNKIIFSDEAHFHVDGYVNKQNCRYWSAENPREKHQRCLHAPKVTVWAGMTQNRHHWAVFL, from the coding sequence ATGGACCTTACATCAAGTTCGACAACACCTTACATTGGTTATGGAGGCttatactgggtgtcccagaaAGGAATGCACTTTTATTTTGGGGAAAGCCGAATGTCCAAGAGAGATAAGATAAAGAGCTTATCAGGGCTTTGTAGCCATGCCCGCGGAAAATCATTTGCCATGGATCGCTTTACCGGTGAGCAGCGTGCTTTCTGTGTACGCGAGTATTACCATACGCTTTCTTATGTGACAGTTCGACGACACTTCCGCGCTCAATACAGACTTCATGATCTCAACCAAACGCCATCAGTGAACATAATTAAATGCTGGGTGCGCAAATTTGAAGCTACAGGATCAACTATGAACCCTCGTCCCATCGGTCGCCATAGAGAAGTGCGTTCTGAACAAAATATCGAGCGTGTCCGAGATGCTGTGGAGGATAATCCACATCGATCAGTAAGAAAACACGCTGCTGCTTTGAATATACCCCGAACCAGTATTCAACGCATTTTGAAACAAGATTTGAAGTTACACCCGTACAAAATCCAGTTAGTACAGGCATTGAAAGAGACTGACTACCCGCTTCGGCTTAACTACGCAAACAAGATGCTTcgtagttttagaaatttcaataaaataatcttcagtgatgaagcacaTTTCCATGTCGATGGATATGTGAATAAGCAAAACTGCCGTTATTGGTCTGCAGAAAATCCAAGGGAGAAACACCAACGCTGTTTACATGCCCCGAAGGTTACTGTCTGGGCGGGAATGACTCAAAACAGGCACCATTGGGCCGTATTTCTTTGA